The Aedes aegypti strain LVP_AGWG chromosome 1, AaegL5.0 Primary Assembly, whole genome shotgun sequence sequence ttttttaacttttcctGAGAAACAGTAATAACTTCTTACGTTTGGACCAAGtgttttgaactttttctgAGAAACAGTAATAACTTTCAATGCTTGGACcaagttttttcaacttttcctgAGAAACAGGAAAAACCTTCAATGCTTGGACGAAGTTTTATGAACTTTTCCTGAGAAACAGTAAAAACTTTCAATACTTGGACcaagttttttgaatttttcttgagaaacagtaaaaactttcaatgtttggaccaaattttttgactttttcCTAAGAAACTGTCATAACTTCCAatgttttttaaacttttcctGAGAAACAGTAAAAACTTTCACTGCTTGGACCATGTTTTTTAAACTTTCCCTGAGAAACAAtatcaattttatatttttggacCCAGTTTTTTAACTTTTCCTGAGAAACAATAAAAACTTTTAGTGCTTGGACCAAGTTTTTTTGAGTTTGCCTGAGAAACAGTAACAACTTTCAATGTTTCGATCAAAATTTTTGGACCTTTGCCTAAGAGACTTTGATAGCTTTCAAGGTTtggcagagccgtagcgtggtctGAGGTTTGGGCCAAGTTTTTGGAGCTTTTCCTGAGAATATTTGAAATTCTGGCTTGTTGCTTCTGAGGTTTTCTTTACTGCAGTcttattttgcaaaataatgtgaaattgttaaaaccaatgtttcaaccaactttttcggaacttttctaAAGAAACTCTTATAATTTTCAATGTCTTGACTAAATTTTTCGAGCTTTTTCTGAGAATATCCACTCCTGTAgtcttttttcaaaataatttgaaattgtcATAACTTCCAATGTTCCGACCAAATTTTTTGGAGCTTTTCCTAAGAGACTCTGATAACTTTCAAGGTTTGGATCAAGTTTTTGGAGCTTGTCCTTGAAATTATGGCTGGTTGCTTCTGATATTTTCTCTACTGTAGtctcatttttcaaaataatttgaaattgtcATAACTTCTAATGATTCGACCAATTTTTTTAGTACTCTTCCTAAGAGACTAATAACTAATAAGATTTGGACTaagatttttgaagtgaatattttaAATTCTGGCTGGTTGCTTCTGAGATTTTCTCTACTGAAGTCATTTTTTCagaataatttgaaattgtCCAAGCTTCCTATgtatcgaccaaaatttttggaagtttTCCTAAGAGACTCTTATAACTTTCAAGGTTTGGACCaagttttttgagtttttggagtgagctctgttccagttggggCATAATGCCAGAAAGAGGATGATGAAAAACTCTCATTTCATCAATCCAGTTAATCAAAAAGCTATCAAAATTCCCCTACAAACAAATTCCGACACCATCAACCACCCAAATCTATTGTTTTCGATAGCTAATTTGAGCCGTCAACTCAAAACTCCTCTTCAAAGAATCGGTTATTAAATTACCCCAAATTGCGTACAGCGAATCAATCATTGGCGGTGTATGACACATCACATCAAATCGCGCCAGTTACTCACATCGAGTGCACTCTTTCCCATTCCCAGTAATAGCGTTCCATCGAAACCGCCGAAAATGTAATTAAACCACATTTTGACACGCGCGTCACCATGGCAGGTGATTCCCATTAGAATCCCACAATTTACTGTTGTACATGAATGGCGCTCTCCGGGGGAAAGCACACCACCACTGCAGAATAACGATTTCACATTATTAAATCGGGATGAACTTTCCCCAGCGACCTATctaaatttgagaatttcttgatgtttactttctctttcgtCAATATCTAATGCGTATTTAACATTTTCTGATGCGCTTTTTGTAAAAATCGCAAGTCAATCTTTCGATCTATAATGAAATACTTATCAAAAGCTTCAGTGGTGCAATGTTATCATCAACGGAGAACAAGAGAGTAGAAAATTTCTCATTTGAGAGAAAAGAGAATCTCTCAATCGTGAGAGAGGGAAATTTTTCTTTCGAGAGAGAAGAGTATCTCTTTTTGTTACTTAAGTCTTTTAGAAAAGTTCAGCGAGAAATCTCCCTGTAGAATCACTCTTCCCTTTCACTCTTTCGAAtataacagtgcaatactaaagcttttgataAGTTTTCCACTATAGAATTAACAACAATGTCTCTGGCTAGCGGTTCATACGAAAAACGCAATAGAAATGGTTAACGTCGCTCAGTTATTGATAAaaaagaaagtaaacaaagagaactactcaatgttagataggtccttttgaacAGTTACGCGAGAAATCCTATCAACCCCCATCATTGCATCAATTCTGACGTTCTTGCATTATTCGCACCTGGGCATGCCCCTTCTCCCCCAATCAGGTTCATCCTCGTTCAGCTCCGGCGGTGCCAGCAGCTTCGGTGGTGGATCTAGCAGCTTCGGAGGCGGTGCCAGCAGTTTCGGAGGCGGCGGCAGCAGCTTTGGCGGTGGATCCGTCGGAGGCGGCTTCGGAGGCTTCTCCGGAGGTTCCCAGCAGGCCATCATCCAGAAGCACATCTACGTGCACGTCCCACCACCAGAGCCGGAGGAGGTCCGCGTCCAGCGCCCACTCCAGGTAGCCCCGGCCCAGAAGCACTACAAGATCATCTTCATCAAGGCCCCGTCCGCCCCAGCCTACCAGGCGCCTCAGATCCCCCTGCAGCCCCAGAACGAAGAGAAGACCCTGGTCTACGTGTTGGTCAAGAAGCCCGACGAACAGCAGGACATCGTCATCCCGACGCCAGCCCCAACCCAGCCCAGCAAACCCGAGGTCTacttcatcaagtacaagaccCAGAAGGAGGGTGGAGCCGGAGGATTCGCCGGAAGCGTTGGCGGAAGCTTCGGTGCCGATATTGGTGGCTCTATTGGCGGTCATGACAGCGGCTCCGGGGATCACAGCGGAGGACACACCGCCACGGCCCCAGCTGCCCAGTACGGACCACCCGGCAAGTCCGGCCCATACTAAGACACGAACCACCACCACGAACACGAACGGATCATTCCGGACTCATCGAACCGATTCCGCGGACCACGTAGCTAGTCGAAAAAACACAAATCATTGAAACACATTAACACACACATCCAAGCGGAGTCAGTCTAGCTCACGCACAAACACCAACACAAATCACGTTGTTATTGTTGAACGCTCTTTTGCCGGAGGAGGTTCCGGTTCGTCCGGCGTCCAAGAATTGCAAGGAGCCGTCGAATCGGAACGCCCCAGGCCTCTGTTGTACATAGGATTTCTACTTCACGAAGcgaagaaaacaaattttcttagGACGTAGGAATTATTTTTACAACTTCTTacacttattattattattgtaatATGATTAATTGTAATCTTGTTTAATTGTTCTTAGAAAAGATATGCAAATTAAAACGGTgacaaatttttagaaaaaaaaagctttctgGAACACTTATTATTATGCAGCGACCTTACTCAATGATGACTTCAAGAAAGCAGTGTAGGTGGAATGGGATTACAcagaaaactgaaattttgtagattGTTATCAAAAAGACTTAAAATGAGGCTCATGTGACAAATGCGTCTTTGGTGATCTAGACTAATTTCGTGGTAAACATGCCTTCAGATCTTCAAGCGTTACTAGTGATCTCTCAAAGAAGCATGAACAATATGCACATTGCACACCCATATAGGctcataaaaatatgttttgtcatATTCTAAATTCCACGATGAGCGGATAAGGGGAACCAACGTAGACGACAACCGCAGCTGTGAGCACAGCATCGTCTCTGAGTGGTAGGTACTACTCAGAGACGACCTAGgaacggttggtttgatgaggagtgccaaAAGGTGAAGGATGACAAGAATGCTGCCAGTTACCGGATGTTAGTGTATTGTGCCCGGCAAAATAGAGAGCGGTGCAAGGAAGCAAGAGCAGctgataaaataattaaaaagcagtatgaagaagatatcattactgaggcgcaaTACAGAATGGAACAAAATGATATGCAGAGATTTTACGAAACCCTCCTCCGTGATGTGCGTAGACCGTAAAGGTATcttgctgacagacaaaacCTTGGTGGGTGTGTAAAGGCACTTTTATTATTTCCTTAACGGAAAGAACATTAACGCGTCAGAGAACAGATTAACCATCAGCGACGACGAACGagctgtggagcccccgacgctagatgaggttgAAAAGGCAATCAAAGAGTTGAAGAACAGTAAGGCTGCTGAAAAAGATGAGCTACCGGCTGAACTTTTCAAGCATGGTACTGAGCAGCTGTATGAAATGCTACACCGTACTCTGTAAAGGATATGCGAGGGAGAAGAACTGCCTGCTGGCTGGAGCGCCTCTGTATAAGATGGGAcacagactggagtgcgccaattaactagattaaaatttgttggaactctaatgacgtgcgataatgatgttacccgcgtgGTGAAAAGGTGTCTTGCAACTGTGAATAGGGCTTCCTACGGACTGCGTAACCAGTTTAGGTCTCGTAACTTGCAGACGAAgacaaaattcgcgctatacAAGACAACGATCCatccggttgctctatacggccatgaatcatggatcttaaggtgaagatgaatcgcaGCCAAACTTGACATTTCCAAGAGTACAAATCTGGAGacccaaacacccgtttgagctcaAAACTTAATCTattggttaccaccagctagtgatcaatcgattgagttttcagcttaaacggatgtttggttctccagatttgtgctcttgaaaatttgcgatttggcttcgatttatcttcaccttaaaagagGCCGACCGGAAAGCGTTCAGAGAAGAAGAAGCGAGCAAGAAAATGGTACCTGGCGGCGCCACATGAATCATGAATTGTACGAAGTATTCATAGAaattgatattatcaagctcataaaacacggcagacTGCGTTAagctggtcacgtggtacgaatgccggaagaacgacaagcaaaagaaaatattcagtagagaGCCTGGACGAGGCCTTCGACTTTGTGGTAGGTCGCGCACACAATGGCTTTTTACACCTGAGGAGGACTTAACATTCAgcgcgactggaagcgattgactcaggaccgagcccagtgatGGAGAACTGTTAGACGTAGCGTATTGAAGCCCATCAATTATCAAGTATAggccttcagatctacaaggGTATCCAGTGGCTTTTCGAAGGATTATGAACAAGGCTAATACGGACTCATTAAGTTATATTCTTACAAGATTTTAGTACAACGACTCTTCAAGGTTATCTAAGAACGACTTGAAATACTGGTCATCAGATCTACAGGCGTAACGAGTGACCTTTCAGTACATTGCGAACAATGGTAATACCCCATGTTCATatgcagtcaactctcccttagtCGAAATTCTGTATCTCTATATTTCCCTTagctcgatggaatgcgcgatTCCTTaaatctagcatgctttgatgcctctgtaagtcgatacctctctaactggATGTTCCCTGACTCGATtctatctgtttcagtttcctttGTGAGTTTACCTATCAAACTACCTATCtaaattgatagtaaaattaaggTTTACTGCCCATTTCTGGTTGatgaaatttactatttttgacTATGACTTTGAAAAGCTCTGgaaaaactttgtttgaaaaatttttcaTTCCCATAGCTTTGGATTTGTAAAAATGGGACCCTAGAATGGAACCCTGAACATAcaattaactctcccttactcaatattccgtatctcgatatcgatttagagaaccatagtaaaagttgggttTCATGGCTTACTCGATggccccttggatcgcagttgcactggttttgtgttctgtaactcgatacttccctaactcgatggtcccttcaatatcgagtaagggagagttaactgtattttgtGAATTTGACCAACAAGTAATGGACAATTGGATTTCAATATTACAGAATATTTAGACACAGATTCCAGTAGGGCGGTATTCAAAACATCATGTACATGCCATGTGCCCAACATAAAAATGTTATATCCGGATACCCAAAACCAGTTCCTATCTTCCCGTAATCTGAAACTCGTATTGACACATATATTGAAATGTTCGGTAATCCGATCCGCATGGTTGTTAACCTCTCTACTgttagcttcattttttcaccacaaCAAGATGATTCAAACGGcgttaacttttttgtttttccataGTTTTGCATTAGTTTTTTCACaagccctcaaaaaactcttctattttaagaGTCTGACCGACATTCCTCCTACAAAAATCTCTGACCGTCATTTTGTTTTGAgtcaattcatcaaaaataaaataaaatgtgggctatacaatgtcattcacaaaatctaaaaattacaaaatgattaAATTAATGAACTCTGTAGAAGTCAtatcgtcacttgagtgagaccGACACTTTGATAGCCTTCCcgcatctttactcttccacaatacagatGCTGTGGAAGCGATATCTACTATAGGCAaatagtttcaacactaaacaaatcgcactcgttCTTCGCGCGTGTGTAGTAACATGATATGGATGGGCGTGGGTTACGAAAAGGGTCTGCGtggtctgtggggatttgaattcaaaacttgtaaccaactcagttattggttcaccaagtggctcggtagcatagttggtaaagcgctcgtctaggaGACAAGAATCCTGGGTTTTAATCCCAGCCGAgcatgtggattttttttgtaatttcacaTTCTTCATCTGTCTGGAATTACACTTCTATTAAAACAAAGCCTTCTTAGGACTTCAGAGTTCATTGGACACTTACAGGGTTTCCGTAagttatccgaacagcaaaagaTCCCATAGGAAAGATTATCTCATTATTCCTGAGGGTCATTAGCCAGGCTGCAGATGTTTTCTTCGTAGGATCCAAAAAGATgcatccaaatgtcctattattatttgaagtaatctctaCAGGTCATTGACTTCAAGATAGGCAGGAAATAGGAAATTATACAGTTCAAACCAGTGAGTTCGATGAACATTTATTATCCGTCATAGAGCTGGAAAAACGGTGTGCGCTAAGACCGTTAAACACATTTTGGTTGGTTTCACAAATATTTGGAATCTGAAATGTGTCTAAATTACTGCATAAGTGTATAATAGGTCAAGAGTTTGACCGGTTGataggcaaagaaaactctcaacTAATTACTAAGTGT is a genomic window containing:
- the LOC23687435 gene encoding serine, glycine and glutamine-rich protein, producing MRAFVLLSCCLALASARPEAGYSYNRPSTGGGSHGGGGGGYSSGGHGGGGGGGSGGHGGVSFSSGGGGSSGFSSFGGSGFGGSSSFSSGGASSFGGGSSSFGGGASSFGGGGSSFGGGSVGGGFGGFSGGSQQAIIQKHIYVHVPPPEPEEVRVQRPLQVAPAQKHYKIIFIKAPSAPAYQAPQIPLQPQNEEKTLVYVLVKKPDEQQDIVIPTPAPTQPSKPEVYFIKYKTQKEGGAGGFAGSVGGSFGADIGGSIGGHDSGSGDHSGGHTATAPAAQYGPPGKSGPY